ATTATCCCATTGTTAAAATGGTAGCGGAACCAGGAATTAAAAATTAGGCAGGTTGAGAAATCCCAGTTCCATAGGTGGAAATGAAGGTAAAATTCAACAAACATTAAACTTCAGCTAAGTTTCCTTTAGTTTCTAACCAAACCTTTCTATCGCCTGCCCTTTTTTTATTTAACATCATATCCATAATGGCTTCAGCTCCTTCCTCATCGTCCATAGTGAGTTGAACCAAGCGTCGGGTATTGGGATCCATCGTCGTTTCACGTAGTTGGATGGGATTCATTTCACCCAAACCTTTAAACCGTTGGACATTCGGTTTGGCGCGAGATGTTTGTGTCAGGTGGTTGAGAATCCGAGTTTTTTCTTCATCATCCAGTGCATAATAAACATCTTTACCTGCATCGATTCGATAAAGTGGGGGCATTGCAACGAACACATGCCCAGCTTGGACTAAGGGTTTAAAGTGGCGTAAAAATAAAGCGCAAATTAAAGTAGCAATATGGGCTCCATCTGAATCTGCATCTGCGAGAATACATAATTTACCGTAACGAAGCCCGCTTAGATCAGAAGAGCCAGGATCCACTCCTATAGCAACAGAAATATCATGAATTTCCTGAGATGCTAAAACTTGGGATGAATCAACCTCCCATGAATTAAGAATTTTTCCGCGTAACGGTAAAATTGCTTGGAAATCTTTATTTCGGGCTTGTTTTGCTGAACCGCCCGCGGAATCACCTTCCACTAAAAATAATTCAGCTTGGCTGAGATCAGTAAGCAAACAATCCGCTAACTTACCTGGAAGGGCGGGACCCTGACTCACTCGTTTACGTGCTACTTGTTTTGCTTGTCTTAAACGTTTTTGTGCGCGATCGATGGCCAAAGAGGCGATTGCTTCACCTTGGTTCCGATGTTGATTGAGCCATAGTGCAAAAGCGTCTTTAACGACATTACTAACAAAAGCAGAAATTTGACGGGAACTTAGGCGTTCTTTGGTTTGACCTGCAAATTGTGGCTCTTTCATTTTAACCGATAATACATACTGGCAGGGCTCCCACAGGTCATCTGCTGTAAGCTTTATTCCTCTTGGAAGTAAATTTCTTAGCTCACAAAATTCTGCCATAGCATCAAATAATCCGGAGCGTAGACCATTAACGTGGGTTCCACCTTGAATGGTTGGAATTAAATTTACATAACTTTCACTAAAACCACTAATTGAGCCATTCGACCAAACCAAGGCCCAGTCCACCGTTGCTTCATCACTTTTGAATTCACCTATGAAGGGTTCTTCAGGTAAAAAATCTCCATCAGGCAATGACTGATTTAAATAATCAATAAGACCTTGTTCAAAGCACCAATGCATTTCTTCATTAGTTGCCTTATTAATAAAAGTCATAGACAAACCCGTACAGAGTACGGCTTTAGCACGCAACACATGGGTTAAGTGTTTTACGGAGATACGAGTTGTATCAAAATACTTTGGGTTTGGCCAAAAACGGATAATTGTACCGGTGTCTCTTTTTTTAGTGAGACCTGTTTCATTTAACTCGCATAGTTTATCGCCATTGGCAAAAGACATTTGGTACACAATTCCATTACGTTTTATGGTCACATCAAGACGGTCAGAAAGAGCATTTACCACGGAAACACCCACTCCATGTAATCCACCTGAAAAACTGTAATTTTTATCAGAAAATTTACCGCCGGCATGTAATCGAGTCATAATGACTTCGACACCACTTAACCCTAACTGTGGATGTAAATCCACAGGCATGCCCCGCCCATCATCTTCCACTTCAATAGAACCATCTTCATGAAGTGTTACTCGGATATGAGTTGCAAAACCAGCCAGTACTTCATCCACACTGTTATCAATCACTTCTTGAGCTAAGTGGTTTGGACGCGTCGTATCGGTATACATGCCGGGGCGTCGTTGAACAGGTTCCAGTCCACTTAGGACTTCAATTGCTTGGGCAGTATAGTTTTCTGACATGGGTATTTCTCAAATAAAAGTTAGGTTTATTTTACCATATATTATGATACAGTAGGCGAAAGACGAATAGTTCCTTTGTAAATCTATTATAAAGATCCCCTGTTCTGCAAGCGGGAGAAACCAAGAGTTGTTATGGAGGCCTGGATTTGGCGAGTCTTAATCTGGGAGAGTAAAGAGGATTGCCTGGGCGTATCTTTGATTAACTACCACTAAGTTGAGGAAAAACTGTCTTTCCCGCTAAAGCGGAATCCATTTCTAAACAAGACATCATGCCAATCGAAGAGTTAATTCTGCCTTCGAATGACAAAGAATCCTCAAACTAATGCGGTGATGCTATGACCAGGCCAGGAGCTAAATAGAAGACCTATGCAAAAAAACAGTGCTGCAATTCATCAACTATCTGTAGCTTTTCAACAACACCATCAAACGGTGCCTGCTTTGGATGAAGTCAGCTTTAATTTATATCCTGGTGAAACCCTAGTTTTATTGGGTGAATCCGGGTGTGGCAAATCCCTCACTTCTTTAGCGTTAATGCGCTTGTTACCTAAATCCGGTGTTTATGGCGTTGATAGTGTAATCCATGTGGATGGGCAAGACATTTTGGATTTACCAGAACACATGATGCGTCAATTAAGAGGTCGCAAAATGGCTATGATTTTCCAAGAGCCAATGACTGCACTTAATCCAGTAATGACCATAGGAGAACAGTTAACCGAGGCCTTAGTAAAATGCAACTCATTTAAGAACCAAGAATTGCAAGATGCATTATTATCTTTGCTTTATGAAGTGGAAATGCCTCAACCAGAAATTAAAATTCACCAATACCCCCATCAATTATCCGGTGGACAGAAACAGCGTGTTGTTATTGCCATGGCATTGGCTTGTAAACCCGATAT
The DNA window shown above is from Legionella sp. PC997 and carries:
- the parE gene encoding DNA topoisomerase IV subunit B translates to MSENYTAQAIEVLSGLEPVQRRPGMYTDTTRPNHLAQEVIDNSVDEVLAGFATHIRVTLHEDGSIEVEDDGRGMPVDLHPQLGLSGVEVIMTRLHAGGKFSDKNYSFSGGLHGVGVSVVNALSDRLDVTIKRNGIVYQMSFANGDKLCELNETGLTKKRDTGTIIRFWPNPKYFDTTRISVKHLTHVLRAKAVLCTGLSMTFINKATNEEMHWCFEQGLIDYLNQSLPDGDFLPEEPFIGEFKSDEATVDWALVWSNGSISGFSESYVNLIPTIQGGTHVNGLRSGLFDAMAEFCELRNLLPRGIKLTADDLWEPCQYVLSVKMKEPQFAGQTKERLSSRQISAFVSNVVKDAFALWLNQHRNQGEAIASLAIDRAQKRLRQAKQVARKRVSQGPALPGKLADCLLTDLSQAELFLVEGDSAGGSAKQARNKDFQAILPLRGKILNSWEVDSSQVLASQEIHDISVAIGVDPGSSDLSGLRYGKLCILADADSDGAHIATLICALFLRHFKPLVQAGHVFVAMPPLYRIDAGKDVYYALDDEEKTRILNHLTQTSRAKPNVQRFKGLGEMNPIQLRETTMDPNTRRLVQLTMDDEEGAEAIMDMMLNKKRAGDRKVWLETKGNLAEV